TTCATTTCGTATTTCTAAATGATTGGAGAAATGTGGAGTGCCGACGGAATGGACAGCTCCTATTGTAGCTGCCATTACAGCTCGTAAGTCTTTTCGGTTGCAAGTTCCCCACTAATCACCAGAGGTATTCTTGCCTGTTTTATTTCTTAATTCGAATAAAATTAATACACATAGATATGCAAGTGATGAGGTTAGCCATACAATAAAACTATCATTGTAGTCTACGTATCCAACACGGTAAAGCGAAATAAAGCCCAATATAACAACCAGTACAACAGTAAAAATAGAGAAGTTTTTACATATTTTTTTAATAGCCATTCCAGTCACAGCAATCACCTTTTTCAGAATGATACCTGCTTTTATAATGTGCTAAAGGACGTCCATTTGTTGGGTTTAAGTTTTCTGAGGGGATGGTGGGGGTACATGCGGTCTTTCATTTCTTTTTCTCCAACTCCGCCTTTAATCTTGCATTCTCTTCCAACAGCTTTTGAACGTCCGGGACATCCTTGCCGGAAAACCAGCCATACAAATCGTCTCTTGCTGCATACTCTGGCAATTGATCACGAAGTACCATTTTAATGTGCCGTACATCTTCAACATAGTAGATAGGAATTTGTTCCATGACCGATTGCTTAAACTCTTGAAATTTCTGATAATATTCAATTGCTGCGAAGTCGTAAGGCTTTAATCTTAATGCTTCATCTGTGACAACAAAAGCAAATCTAGGTTTGCCCGCTTCTCCGGCATACTCATATTCCCAATGCGTATAGCTCTTGGATTCATCAGGAAGTGTTAAACCATAGAATCCTCCGAGAATCAGGATATATACATCGGACTCGTCGATCCATCTCTTCCTCATTTTCATTGGACTTTCCTTGAAAAATTGCTCGACTCCAGCTGGGATATGACCGGCTTGGAGTACGGCTTCAACAGCGGTATGTCTTTCCTCAATAAGATCGTAGTAAGTAGACGATATGTATATTTGTAATTTTCTTCTCATAATCCCACCCAAATTAAAGAATTAGTATAACTAGAATCTACCACTCACTCACTTTATTTGTCAAAATTGACTTGAGTTTTCATGCAGGAAGCTTTCGCAAGATATTCTCTTCCCTCGGGTACAAACCTAAAAAGGAATTCATTTTTACTTGTTTGGAAAAAATACGCTAGAAAAGAGCGTTACAAAGGCTAGCCTACCTGAGAATTATGAAGCGAATCAATCTGGGACCTGGATAAGTCTAAGCGGCTTTGAAGTAAGCAAACATATCGGTCCTCGAGATTCGGGGATTTCCTTTCTCACACTGGCATTGTAAGCA
The window above is part of the Brevibacillus brevis NBRC 100599 genome. Proteins encoded here:
- a CDS encoding DUF4062 domain-containing protein, producing the protein MRRKLQIYISSTYYDLIEERHTAVEAVLQAGHIPAGVEQFFKESPMKMRKRWIDESDVYILILGGFYGLTLPDESKSYTHWEYEYAGEAGKPRFAFVVTDEALRLKPYDFAAIEYYQKFQEFKQSVMEQIPIYYVEDVRHIKMVLRDQLPEYAARDDLYGWFSGKDVPDVQKLLEENARLKAELEKKK